GGTCTCCAAGGATGACCTAAGCCGGGGCAGCCTGTATCCACCACTCAACTCCATTGTCAGCTGCTCGGTGGCCATCGCCGAGAGGGTCGTGGAGTATGCGTATAAGAATGGATTGGCCACCGTACGCCCGGAGCCGGCCAACAAGATGGCCTTCATCAAGGCCCAGATGTACGATCTGGACTATCCGCGCTCGGTGCCCGCCACCTACAAGATGTAGATCCATTCCGCCCACGCCCAGGAACCAAAGGAATGGCCTTTGGTGGCAGATACTTTCGGCACGGGCGGCGAGCAGTAAccatgttatttattttataatgtcGCACATCTGTCGTCTAGCATATATCAAAATTTGTATCGCGCCCAGCCAACCACTATCCCCACCAGCCACTATCCCCTGATCGCAGCCcgatataatattataaaacaatGAAGAAAATGGAATGTCATCAACCAGCGGCGAACAATTTTGTATGATGTTGACTCTATGTAAATGGGATATTGATCTATagatatgtaaacaaattgtatGTAATCTTGAACAACACAAACTACTCTAAGAatctacaaataaaaaattattaaaacagtACCCCGACTGTTGGCttacaaatttcaaactaGATATTCCCCCACAAAACAAATGCATCTGCTTAatggggtcggaaacgcttccttctccTTCCTGCCAGTGTAGCCCTTAGATGCCCAGGGTGCATCACCAGAACTGTCCTCAATCATAGAGCCGGAATTCATGGCCCTGTTCAAAGTTCGAAATTCAAAGTGGTCGACTTTGTAACGGCAATGTTGAATCGTCGATTCCCAACgcttttattgaatttttaacgaaacaaaaatactgtatctttttgttttaaaaatttttagtctGTATTTAAGGTTACAAAGTGCGTTTAGTGTTATTCGCGTtaattttctataaatatttaagttgtttttgcagattatgtaaaattaaaagaaaaaacaaatactgATTTCGGTATCAAATGCAGAAGCAAGAGCGCTTAActcaaaaaaccaaaatttgaAGTTCGCACATTTGAATAATTTGCGGATTATCCATATCAATTAATTTGAGATGTGCGAAACTTAACATAAATGTTAGGAAATGTTGGCAGCGCAGCGGCAGAGGAAAAGCAGAGTAGAGCTGGAAAAACATTGATGTTTCCCGCCAAACATCGATGAAaccgatgttttgaaaacatcgatgacatcCAAACATCGATAGGGCCGATACTTTGAACAATCGATGTTGGCATCGAAGTTTCTCCACCTCTAGAAGAAGAAAGtaaagaaggagaaggagaagaatgagaaacagaacaaaaacaaaaacgctTAAACTACAAAAGTGAAATATGCAAGAGCTCCAGGTGCGTGATGAGGAATACCTGTTTATTAACGtataatgcatttaaattccaTTGCAGCAACGTTTTGGGCGACGCCAACTGGCGGATGACCTGAAGCAGAAACAGGTGAGTGCCGTGTCGAAAAAGCGTGTCTATAAATAAGAACTCATTAACTAACGGACAATGCATAACGATTAACAAACCAGGTAATACAGGATCGGCTGCTGCAGAAGATCCTGTACTCCAAGCGCCTGCTTGTGGATCATGTGGAGGCACTGGAGCAATGTGTTCAGGAGCTGCAGGCTTCTTCGCACCCCTGCCGGCAAGTACTGACCACGAGGAATGCCTGCCTGATATTGGGGGGCACTCTGCTGGAGCACCTGATAACCCCCAAAAGCATTCGCTATACGATGGTTCCATCCATCCTCATTACCGGCACCTTTGCTACCCTGTGCGCCGTTAAAAGCGTCTTTGTCTGCCGCAACAAAATGGTGGAGCGCAAGCTGGAGCAACTAGTCAAAACCATCGATGAATTTGGTAACTGCATTCGTCGAAATATGACATACTTTCAGGAGATTATCATCATGAAGCAGGCCGAACTGATAGAGTAACTAAAGTTGACTATTGATTGCAGTATATGTCGTTAAACACAATCTTCTACAGATCCCGTCAGATTGAACGTGCTTGGGATTGCATAACGTCTGCCAAAGAGGTAACCGAGATCCTGTATGATGCGACCCGCAAACTGGAGACGGACTATCCCCTGCCAGCAAAATATGGAGCCTACTATGCGGCCATGGAGGAGCTGCGAGAGTGCGAGTACTTCAAGAACAATGTCACGGACTACAGTCCCAAGCACATAAAGGTACTTACCAAATTATAGTCTtccaaatctaaaaaaaagtcaaaagtcgattccttttattttttagttccttttttgagtttgggtTTAACTAAGTTTAATACTCCGTATAGAAAAGAAGTTTAGATTTAGACACAGACGGATGAGCTTAAAGTAATTTGTTTCTTCAAAGAACTTGAACTTTGTAACACTTCGTATCGGCATTTATAACTGACCCTTTATCTTTGGACTGaaagttttaaacatttatactATCTTATTGCTTCTTATCATAGAAtttgttgataaataaaaaataatacccCATACAACATTTATCCAATGAACTTAACTTTTCATAGGATTTTCACAATATCTTCGCCTATGTGCAGTCACAATACCTGCTCCGGCTGGCCCTCACCATCACCACTCGCCCGTCGCTCTCCCAGCTGAGCGATGATCTCGTGAAGATTGACTGCCTGGTGCGGCAGCTGgtgcaggaggaggagcagcactTCAGCAATCTGGCGTTGGCCATGCAGAACAGGAAGCAGTTGGAACTGGCCGAGCTGAACGCCACCAAAACGGAGCAGCAGCGGAGTGGACCCATCGCTGTGCTGCAGCACTCCTCGCTGAAACTGAGCGCCTGCATGGTGGCCGTAGCCGGAGAATGCCAAGCTCTGGACGTGACCCTTCAGCAGCTGACGGCCACGGAGGCGGCAAACAGGAACAACTCCAAGGAGCTGGTGGCAGTGGCCAATAATATGCATGGCATCGAGAATGCTTTGGCCGTCTGTTGTGATGATTTTCAGCGATTGATGCTCGTGTACAACAAGTTTCTGCACAGCCAGCTGGACCTGGAGGGGGAGTCACCGAAACCCAAGCAGGATCTGGATAATGAGTTTCCCGAGAGCATTCTGAGGGTTGAGTTCTCACAGAATGTGGATGCACCGCAGCAGAAGGATGACTTCTATGCCTATATGTATGACGAAAACGAGGAGCATCAGTTTGAAGCAGAGCAGCATGCTCCATTTCCCTCACCGGAAAAGGAATTGCTTAACTTCGAGAAGCGCATTACCAAGGGCAAGTTTAAGCCTGTCCTCAAGCAGCTCAAGGATCGCATCGATCCCATTCGGCAGGTGATGCTGGAGAAGGAGCGGGAGGTCCTGGCCTCCAAGGGCATAAATGTAGATGAGCTCTTTggcaaaattgaaaatattgagcagcagcaggaggacaATCGACTTGCGGATGCCAAGCACTCCCCCAACGATTCCTCCTCCAACTCGGATTCGGATTTGGATTCTGACGATGAGGAGGCCTTCAGGCAGCGCAGCAAACAGCACAAGGAGCGTGACAACTTTGCCGAAATGCGCCAATTTCTGGCCCAGAAGCAGGCCATAAATCTGTTTAAGTTACCGCCACCACCTGTGGCCGCCGCTGAAGAAGAGCTGCTCGAAAGTGAATGCTAGAAGGATTGGCTTCTCTTTTCGTTGGTCACGTTGACCGGCTATCTCCTTTGCTCTGTGTATTATCTGTTTAAGCTTTTTTCATTTATCCAACCAACTGGGGAGATAACCTGCTCGCCAAGCGACGCCCCTTCACGCTGAAATCATGTTACGCCTTTCGGTTGTTCCCCTGTTTATGTTTCCTAGCCATTTAGGACTCGGTAAAGTTGCAAGCAAAAAGATAAAGGTTTTATGTAGACAAAGTCAGAATTTTCACGTGTGACACTGGGTTGTGAAAATTTAAAGGAATGGCccttataatattatatatgttttgaaaTCTATTCAAATATggatttagctattttttccccttttttaaGGCCCTACATAACATAAGGGCAAtgtctttaataaaaaaacaacataacgatatgaatattatcactaaaatttaaatagaactGCTTTTTAATATGTAAATGAAGTTGTCATATATccatagtttttatttttgtcacatttatatttatacttcCAGCCATTTTGAAGACTTCATAAAGTTGCAAGCGGAGAAATAAAGGTTTTATG
This genomic window from Drosophila gunungcola strain Sukarami chromosome 3R, Dgunungcola_SK_2, whole genome shotgun sequence contains:
- the LOC128252417 gene encoding uncharacterized protein LOC128252417, whose product is MQELQQRFGRRQLADDLKQKQVIQDRLLQKILYSKRLLVDHVEALEQCVQELQASSHPCRQVLTTRNACLILGGTLLEHLITPKSIRYTMVPSILITGTFATLCAVKSVFVCRNKMVERKLEQLVKTIDEFGNCIRRNMTYFQEIIIMKQAELIESRQIERAWDCITSAKEVTEILYDATRKLETDYPLPAKYGAYYAAMEELRECEYFKNNVTDYSPKHIKDFHNIFAYVQSQYLLRLALTITTRPSLSQLSDDLVKIDCLVRQLVQEEEQHFSNLALAMQNRKQLELAELNATKTEQQRSGPIAVLQHSSLKLSACMVAVAGECQALDVTLQQLTATEAANRNNSKELVAVANNMHGIENALAVCCDDFQRLMLVYNKFLHSQLDLEGESPKPKQDLDNEFPESILRVEFSQNVDAPQQKDDFYAYMYDENEEHQFEAEQHAPFPSPEKELLNFEKRITKGKFKPVLKQLKDRIDPIRQVMLEKEREVLASKGINVDELFGKIENIEQQQEDNRLADAKHSPNDSSSNSDSDLDSDDEEAFRQRSKQHKERDNFAEMRQFLAQKQAINLFKLPPPPVAAAEEELLESEC